One Gordonia sp. SID5947 genomic region harbors:
- a CDS encoding DNA alkylation repair protein, translated as MVAAFSASEIVAAVAEVADPARAANSARFFKTGPGEYGEGDVFVGVTVPSLRKVAKRFRDVRPAVVRELLGSPVHEHRLLALFLLRAEYERASSGTTQAEWIELYLGALHEGRVDNWDLIDSSADPILGEWLVGRGDHRPLVELAVQPDLWLRRAGIVGTFAFLKHGIADATLAVVPVVLDDRRDLIQKATGWMLRELGKRVDRGLLTDYLGVHAAEMGRTALSYATEHLDPGERTYLRSLR; from the coding sequence GTCGCGGAGGTGGCGGACCCGGCGCGAGCGGCGAATTCGGCGCGGTTCTTCAAGACGGGGCCGGGCGAGTACGGCGAAGGTGATGTCTTCGTCGGTGTCACCGTACCGTCGTTGCGTAAGGTGGCCAAGCGATTTCGGGACGTGCGGCCGGCGGTGGTCCGGGAGTTGCTCGGTTCGCCGGTTCACGAACATCGTCTGCTCGCGCTGTTCCTGCTCCGTGCGGAGTACGAGCGCGCTTCGTCCGGCACCACGCAGGCCGAGTGGATCGAGCTCTATCTCGGAGCCCTGCACGAGGGCCGGGTGGACAACTGGGATCTCATCGATTCGTCGGCGGATCCGATCCTCGGCGAATGGCTGGTCGGGCGTGGGGACCATCGGCCACTGGTCGAACTGGCCGTACAGCCCGACCTATGGCTTCGACGGGCCGGCATCGTCGGGACGTTCGCGTTCCTCAAGCACGGGATCGCCGACGCAACGCTCGCTGTGGTGCCGGTGGTGCTCGACGATCGACGTGATCTGATCCAGAAGGCCACCGGATGGATGCTGCGGGAACTGGGGAAACGTGTGGATCGTGGCTTGCTGACCGACTACCTGGGTGTCCACGCGGCTGAAATGGGCCGCACGGCACTGAGTTACGCGACGGAGCATCTCGACCCCGGCGAGCGGACGTACTTGCGGTCACTGCGTTGA
- a CDS encoding DoxX-like family protein has protein sequence MNPERLARGLAGMLLTIGTLHFVAPKPFDEIIPKEIPADPRTLTYASGVAEVAIGAGLLAPRTRRASAALAAALFVAVYPANINMVRLWKDKPAAMKAVAIGRLPLQFPMIWAAAKVFRSTPRSS, from the coding sequence ATGAATCCCGAACGACTGGCACGCGGCCTCGCCGGAATGCTGTTGACCATCGGCACACTGCATTTCGTCGCGCCGAAGCCCTTCGACGAGATCATCCCGAAAGAGATACCCGCCGATCCACGGACCCTCACGTATGCGTCGGGTGTCGCCGAGGTCGCCATCGGCGCCGGTCTGCTGGCACCGCGCACACGACGCGCATCCGCCGCACTCGCCGCTGCGCTCTTCGTCGCGGTCTACCCGGCGAACATCAACATGGTGCGACTGTGGAAAGACAAGCCGGCCGCGATGAAAGCAGTCGCGATCGGACGGCTGCCGCTGCAGTTCCCGATGATCTGGGCGGCCGCGAAGGTGTTCCGCTCCACGCCGAGGAGCAGCTAG